The genomic region CAAGTAGCACTGTCATCTCCGGGGCGGTCAGCGTCAGTAGGTTGGCTTGATCTATGAGTAAGTATTCGGCTGGCGGTGTCTGACCGGCCTGATCTAGGAGGGAGCCGGCTTGATAATTGCGGAAGGCGTCGGCTTGAGGTTCCAGCACGGCGAAAGCCGCGGCATCGGTCATCTCAGCGGTGGCGTCGGTCCGGCCCGGGGTAAACGGAACCGCCACGGCAACGCCTGCCTGACGCGCGGCTTCCTCGACACCCACGCAACCGGTCAGCACAATCAGGTCCGCCATCGACACTCGCTTGCCACCCGCCGCCGAGGCGTTGAACGTTTCGGCGATGGTTTCCAACAGGCCCAGCGTGCGGGCCATTTCGGCGGGATCATTCACCGGCCACGAGCGCTGTGGCTCCAGGCGCAGACGCGCGCCGTTGGCGCCACCGCGCTTGTCAGAGCCTCTGAATGTGGCGGCCGCAGCCCAAGCTGTGCGCACCATCTCAGCAACCGACATCCCTGAGGCCAGGATCTGGGCCTTGAGTGCCGCAATGTCGGCGGCATCGACCAACGGATGGTCCACTGGTGGGATGGGATCTTGCCAAATCAACGCTTCTGTTGGCACCTCGGCGCCCAGGTAGCGACTAACCGGACCCATGTCGCGGTGGGTCAGCTTGAACCAGGCTCGGGCAAAGGCGTCGGCGAACTGGTCAGGGTTCTCCATGAACCGCCGGGCGATTGGTTCATAGGCCGCATCGAAGCGCAGCGACAGGTCGGTGGTCAGCATGGTCGGGGCGTGCCGTTTGGACGGATCGTGGGCGTCTGGCACCGTGCCTTGGCCGGCGCCATGGGCGGGCCGCCACTGCCAGGCCCCGGCTGGGCTCTTCTCTAATTCCCATTCGTAGCCAAACAGGTTCCAGAAGAAGTTGGCGCTCCATTTGGTTGGTGTGGTGGTCCAGGTGACTTCAAGGCCGCTGGTGATGGTGTCGCCACCTTTGCCCGTGCCGAAGGAGGAATCCCAGCCGAGACCCTGCCGGTCAACGTCGGCCGCCTCAGGCTCCGGTCCCAGGCTATCCGCCGGACCGGCACCGTGGGTCTTGCCGAAGGTGTGGCCACCGGCAATCAGCGCCACGGTTTCCTCATCGTTCATGGCCATACGGGCAAAGGTCTCGCGGATGTCTTTGGCCGCCGCGACTGGATCCGGGTTGCCATTTGGCCCTTCGGGATTGACGTAGATCAGGCCCATTTGCACCGCCGCCAGGGG from Micrococcales bacterium harbors:
- the katG gene encoding catalase/peroxidase HPI, which encodes LLWPVKQKYGSALSWADLMILAGNVALESMGLQTFGFAGGRIDAWEADADTYWGPEATWLGDQRYSGDRDLENPLAAVQMGLIYVNPEGPNGNPDPVAAAKDIRETFARMAMNDEETVALIAGGHTFGKTHGAGPADSLGPEPEAADVDRQGLGWDSSFGTGKGGDTITSGLEVTWTTTPTKWSANFFWNLFGYEWELEKSPAGAWQWRPAHGAGQGTVPDAHDPSKRHAPTMLTTDLSLRFDAAYEPIARRFMENPDQFADAFARAWFKLTHRDMGPVSRYLGAEVPTEALIWQDPIPPVDHPLVDAADIAALKAQILASGMSVAEMVRTAWAAAATFRGSDKRGGANGARLRLEPQRSWPVNDPAEMARTLGLLETIAETFNASAAGGKRVSMADLIVLTGCVGVEEAARQAGVAVAVPFTPGRTDATAEMTDAAAFAVLEPQADAFRNYQAGSLLDQAGQTPPAEYLLIDQANLLTLTAPEMTVLLGGMRVIGANSNGSTVGVLTSRPGELTNDFFVNLLRPGTTWQPVSSDRQFFEGRSVDGESWTASRVDLVFGSNAELRAVAEVYASDGATPKFVGDFVAAWTKVMNLDRFDLA